From one Gallionella capsiferriformans ES-2 genomic stretch:
- a CDS encoding flagellar protein FlaG translates to MLIQPSNSPIQAPVARPSGDTPRIAVQTPQVYDTPSQASVQQPSQEQIKSAVTSINQAMLQSNQSLEFSIDSSTKIPVMRMKDSNTGETIRQYPTEQALAIARSIDQFQPGLLFTQKA, encoded by the coding sequence ATGCTCATCCAACCATCCAACAGCCCGATTCAGGCGCCTGTAGCACGGCCTAGCGGCGATACACCACGCATCGCAGTTCAAACGCCACAGGTTTACGATACGCCTTCGCAGGCTTCTGTACAGCAGCCCTCGCAAGAGCAGATAAAGTCAGCCGTCACGAGCATCAATCAGGCTATGCTGCAATCGAACCAGAGCCTTGAATTTAGTATCGACAGCTCGACAAAGATTCCTGTCATGCGCATGAAAGATTCAAACACCGGTGAAACAATACGCCAATATCCGACCGAACAGGCACTGGCTATCGCGCGTTCAATTGACCAGTTTCAGCCGGGCTTGCTGTTTACACAAAAAGCTTAA
- a CDS encoding tetratricopeptide repeat protein, which produces MTAAYTEQLQSAVFHQRVGRFEDAARQYRAILQAAPYHPEANHNMGVLSVQMQQAALGLPYLIAALEADPACGQYWTSYIDALYQAGQLEEARQMLALARQQGLQGDDVEELALRLNRAVSQADAGLPAARAAHPDIDQIDALVALFNRGQLEEAEKRARAMTVDYPLHAFGWKALGAVYQQHGNIEAALVPMETAASLSPGDVEAHYNLGITYQDLGRLDEACHCYRQAVQINPHYAEAHSNLGVILQGLGDREEAEQCYRRALQIKPGYGAALSNLANLLQMLGRLDEAAACCRTILKSSPDSADVLFNLANILKRLGQLAEAEASYRVALRFNPDSVQIHGNLGITLKELGRFEEAESSFRQALRINPDYAQAHCNLGVMFKELDRLDEAERCYLTALQLAPDYADAHSNLGIVQQELGRLTDAEASFRQALQFSPDLLEAHCNLGNVLLGAARLSEAESCYRHVLLLNPDHAIAHRLLGLTLMSMGRLHEGVASFRDVVHLRPNEASAYNDLGNGLRDSGLHDQAVQCYRRALELDPRDAAVHSDLIFALDLVADLSVSAMQDERKKWCQMHAAHLRQRISYDTTPDPDRRLRIGYVSSDFSSNSAPAFFGGMLFNFDHSRFEVFTYANESRTISTPLTRRFQQSVTVWRNIFRMSDDAVADLIRADKIDILVDLSGHSGRNRLLVFARKPAPVQISAWAYATGTGMDAMDVLFSDITLIPSEERFLYAEAIRYLPAFFSYFPCQEPPAVALLPALTKKTITFGTFSRLEKVTEQTWQTWADVVLSVPDSCMLIKNAEMDHAVARARVAGYFQRAGVALDRLIFHGRTAWNDHMAVFNQVDICLDTFPQGGGVTTLEGLMMGVPVITLHSPTFVGRTGVSILTALGLVDWVAETPEQYVKIAKQKAQDIPALAQLRAQLRTRLTSSIIGNPVAYSKLVEQEYLALWQAWCLTQEKVV; this is translated from the coding sequence ATGACCGCTGCTTATACCGAACAACTTCAGTCTGCTGTATTTCACCAGCGGGTTGGCCGTTTTGAGGATGCCGCACGCCAGTACCGTGCAATTTTACAGGCAGCGCCCTATCATCCTGAGGCAAATCACAATATGGGTGTGCTATCAGTCCAGATGCAACAGGCCGCGCTCGGGTTGCCCTATTTAATTGCAGCGCTGGAGGCGGATCCTGCGTGCGGGCAATATTGGACAAGCTATATTGATGCGCTGTATCAGGCAGGGCAGCTCGAAGAGGCGCGCCAAATGCTTGCTTTGGCACGGCAGCAGGGACTGCAAGGGGATGATGTGGAGGAGTTGGCGCTGCGCTTGAATCGTGCAGTCAGTCAGGCGGATGCAGGCCTGCCCGCAGCACGGGCAGCGCATCCGGATATTGATCAGATCGATGCCTTGGTGGCCTTATTCAATCGCGGCCAGCTCGAAGAGGCGGAAAAACGCGCACGTGCGATGACTGTGGATTATCCGCTGCATGCGTTTGGCTGGAAAGCCTTGGGTGCCGTATATCAACAGCATGGCAATATTGAAGCGGCATTAGTGCCCATGGAAACCGCCGCGTCGCTGTCACCCGGGGATGTCGAGGCACACTACAATTTGGGGATCACCTATCAGGATCTCGGGCGGCTGGATGAAGCGTGCCACTGTTACCGGCAGGCCGTGCAGATCAATCCGCATTATGCTGAAGCGCATAGCAATCTCGGTGTCATTTTGCAGGGTTTGGGTGATAGGGAAGAGGCGGAGCAGTGTTATCGACGTGCCTTGCAAATCAAGCCGGGCTACGGGGCTGCGCTCAGTAATCTGGCTAACCTGTTACAGATGCTTGGACGATTAGATGAAGCGGCGGCTTGCTGTCGAACGATTTTGAAAAGCAGCCCGGATTCAGCTGATGTCTTGTTTAATCTTGCCAATATCCTCAAACGCCTGGGTCAACTGGCGGAGGCTGAAGCCAGTTACCGTGTCGCGTTGCGGTTTAATCCCGATTCAGTTCAGATCCATGGCAATCTGGGGATTACGTTGAAGGAACTGGGGCGTTTTGAGGAAGCAGAGTCTAGTTTCAGGCAAGCACTGCGGATTAATCCTGATTATGCGCAGGCCCATTGCAATCTGGGGGTGATGTTCAAGGAGCTGGATCGGCTGGATGAGGCTGAGCGGTGTTATCTCACTGCGCTGCAGTTGGCGCCGGACTACGCGGATGCTCACAGTAATCTGGGGATCGTCCAGCAGGAGCTCGGGCGGTTGACTGATGCGGAAGCGAGTTTCAGGCAGGCTTTGCAGTTCAGTCCGGATTTGCTGGAGGCGCATTGTAACCTTGGAAATGTGTTACTGGGAGCTGCGCGTCTGTCTGAGGCCGAAAGCTGTTATCGGCATGTACTGCTGCTCAATCCTGATCATGCCATCGCGCACCGCCTTCTCGGCCTTACGCTGATGTCGATGGGGCGCCTCCACGAGGGGGTGGCGAGCTTTCGTGATGTTGTGCATCTGAGACCGAATGAGGCATCAGCTTATAACGATCTTGGCAACGGGCTCAGAGATTCAGGGCTGCACGATCAGGCTGTGCAGTGCTATCGTCGTGCTCTGGAGCTTGATCCGCGCGATGCCGCGGTGCATAGTGATTTGATTTTTGCACTCGATCTGGTTGCTGATTTAAGTGTCTCCGCGATGCAGGATGAGCGAAAAAAATGGTGTCAAATGCACGCGGCGCATTTGCGGCAGCGTATTTCGTACGACACAACCCCAGATCCTGACCGGCGATTGCGCATAGGTTATGTTTCCAGCGATTTTTCGAGCAATTCTGCGCCGGCTTTTTTTGGCGGTATGCTGTTCAATTTTGATCACTCCCGTTTTGAAGTGTTTACCTATGCAAATGAAAGCCGCACGATCTCGACGCCATTAACACGACGTTTTCAGCAAAGTGTCACGGTGTGGAGAAATATTTTCAGAATGTCCGATGATGCCGTTGCCGATCTGATTCGCGCCGATAAAATTGATATTCTGGTCGACTTGTCCGGACATTCCGGTCGAAACCGGTTACTCGTTTTTGCACGAAAACCTGCGCCTGTTCAGATCAGTGCATGGGCCTATGCGACGGGTACCGGAATGGATGCGATGGATGTCTTATTTTCTGATATCACGCTGATTCCTTCTGAAGAGCGTTTTTTATATGCTGAAGCAATCAGATATTTGCCGGCTTTTTTCAGTTATTTTCCCTGCCAGGAGCCGCCGGCTGTCGCTTTGTTGCCAGCGTTGACGAAAAAAACGATTACTTTTGGAACCTTCTCCCGACTGGAAAAGGTGACTGAGCAAACCTGGCAAACATGGGCTGACGTAGTATTGTCCGTTCCGGATAGTTGTATGTTAATCAAAAATGCCGAGATGGATCATGCGGTCGCCCGTGCGCGGGTGGCGGGATATTTTCAACGTGCCGGTGTTGCACTCGATCGACTTATTTTCCATGGCAGGACAGCTTGGAATGATCATATGGCTGTCTTTAATCAGGTCGATATTTGTCTTGATACGTTTCCGCAAGGGGGTGGAGTTACCACATTGGAAGGCCTGATGATGGGTG
- a CDS encoding tetratricopeptide repeat protein, whose amino-acid sequence MSESRQENLLSLLRMAFEAGNQGRLQEAEQHYQGVLQMEPCHPEANFHLGVLAVEMNEAVRGLPYLLRALEADPQRAQYWLSYIEALFYAGQHDAAKEVLALARQQGLQGEEVDVLATRLEGRVVHPAFNSVPALSQTVGQQPAAQDIATLTSLFGQGKLAEAIALARLMTAHFPRHPFAWKVLGLAFKQAGRDEDALPAMQKTAALSPNDAQAHGNLGVVLKDMGRLQEALASLRRAIKIKPDYAQAHCNLGATLKDLQRPEEAAKSLRRALQLSPDYADAHNNLGLVLDDLGVLQEAQASYRRALAINPNLFQVHSNLGNVQRAQGLLTEAEASYRRALELCPDYVEALCNLGITLQDRGQLAESESCYRQALVIRPDYAQAYSNLGVVLQSLGRADEAAASLIQAVQLHPDRADAHNNLGHTLHGMGRLADAADCYLRALQIQPEFAQAYSNLGFTRLVQGRLDEARAALNCALKINDRLADAHCNLGITLMELGLLAEAEASCQRAIALKPDFAVAHSNLGIIVMGMGRLADAADSFNRALQLRPDFCDAHSNLIFALDMTDSSDIAALQAVRRQWNVAHAASLHQHRAHLNGRDPERRLRVGYVSADFRGHSAAYAFGAMLVHFDGESFDVIAYSNSAKQDAMTEVFRQGVSVWRNIFGLSDDAVADLVREDKIDILVDLSGHSAGNRLLAFARKPAPVQITAWGYATGTGMSAMDVFFSDPVFVPPAEKELYVEQVRYLPCALGTFFTHDSAVINALPALSGAGITFGSFNRLVKNSDATYAAWAKILRALPESRMIIKTEALDDPVTRERVIACFVRAGIAADRILLQGKTARDQHLAAFNQIDIALDPFPHGGGVTAMEGLMMGVPVVTLRWPTIAGRLSASILTTLGLTDWIAETQQQYIELAIQKAGEVQSLAALRKALPVIWANSMIGDQARYVSCVEREYRLLWQEWCASQ is encoded by the coding sequence ATGAGTGAGTCCCGTCAAGAAAATTTATTATCGTTGCTACGTATGGCCTTTGAGGCAGGCAATCAGGGGCGCTTGCAGGAGGCTGAACAGCATTATCAGGGGGTGCTGCAAATGGAGCCTTGCCATCCGGAGGCGAATTTCCATCTGGGTGTGCTGGCTGTTGAGATGAACGAGGCAGTGCGTGGATTGCCCTATTTGTTGCGCGCCCTGGAGGCCGACCCGCAGCGCGCTCAATACTGGTTGAGTTACATAGAGGCGTTGTTTTATGCCGGTCAGCATGACGCTGCTAAAGAAGTGTTGGCGCTGGCTCGCCAGCAGGGGTTGCAAGGCGAGGAGGTCGATGTGCTGGCCACGCGTCTTGAAGGCCGTGTTGTGCATCCTGCGTTTAATTCGGTGCCTGCGCTTTCGCAGACGGTTGGGCAGCAGCCTGCGGCTCAGGATATAGCCACACTGACGTCTTTGTTTGGTCAAGGAAAACTGGCGGAAGCGATCGCGCTGGCGCGGTTGATGACGGCACATTTCCCACGGCATCCGTTTGCCTGGAAAGTGTTAGGTCTGGCCTTCAAACAAGCGGGGCGCGATGAGGATGCGCTGCCCGCGATGCAAAAAACGGCCGCGTTATCGCCCAATGATGCGCAGGCGCATGGCAACTTGGGCGTCGTATTGAAAGATATGGGGCGGCTGCAGGAGGCTTTGGCCAGTCTGCGCCGTGCGATAAAAATCAAGCCCGATTATGCACAGGCACATTGCAATCTGGGCGCTACGCTCAAAGATTTGCAAAGGCCGGAGGAGGCTGCAAAAAGTCTGCGGCGTGCTTTGCAGTTGAGTCCGGACTACGCGGATGCGCACAATAATCTGGGGCTGGTGTTGGATGACTTGGGGGTGTTGCAGGAAGCGCAGGCAAGTTATCGCCGTGCGTTGGCAATCAACCCTAACCTTTTTCAGGTGCATAGCAATCTGGGGAATGTACAAAGAGCGCAGGGACTGTTAACGGAGGCTGAGGCCAGTTACCGGCGTGCTCTCGAACTTTGCCCGGATTACGTTGAGGCGCTATGTAATTTGGGTATCACGCTACAGGATAGGGGGCAATTAGCCGAGTCGGAGTCTTGTTACCGGCAGGCGCTGGTAATCAGGCCTGATTATGCACAGGCCTATTCTAATCTCGGCGTCGTATTGCAATCGCTTGGGAGAGCAGATGAAGCTGCGGCCTCTTTGATTCAGGCGGTGCAGCTTCATCCTGACCGTGCCGATGCGCACAATAACTTGGGTCATACGCTGCACGGAATGGGGCGGTTGGCTGACGCTGCGGATTGCTACTTGCGTGCGTTGCAAATTCAGCCGGAATTTGCGCAGGCATACTCTAATCTTGGTTTTACACGGCTGGTGCAGGGCCGGTTGGATGAAGCGCGCGCTGCGCTCAATTGTGCGTTAAAAATCAATGATCGTTTGGCTGATGCACACTGTAATCTGGGTATTACGCTTATGGAGCTGGGCTTGTTAGCGGAGGCTGAGGCGAGTTGCCAGCGTGCGATTGCGCTCAAGCCCGATTTCGCAGTGGCGCACAGCAATCTTGGCATCATCGTCATGGGGATGGGACGACTTGCAGATGCTGCGGACAGTTTCAACCGCGCATTGCAGCTCAGGCCCGATTTTTGTGACGCGCACAGCAATCTGATCTTTGCACTGGATATGACAGACAGTTCCGATATCGCCGCCTTACAGGCTGTGCGGCGGCAGTGGAATGTCGCACATGCGGCCTCTTTGCATCAGCACAGGGCGCATCTGAACGGTCGCGATCCTGAACGCCGTCTGCGTGTCGGTTACGTCTCGGCTGACTTCAGGGGGCATTCGGCAGCATATGCCTTCGGGGCGATGCTGGTCCATTTTGACGGTGAATCATTCGATGTGATCGCGTATTCAAATTCGGCAAAACAGGATGCGATGACCGAGGTCTTTCGGCAAGGGGTCTCGGTCTGGCGCAATATTTTCGGGCTCTCAGATGATGCCGTTGCCGATCTTGTCAGGGAGGATAAAATTGATATTCTGGTTGATTTGTCAGGACACTCGGCCGGTAACCGTCTTTTGGCTTTTGCGCGTAAACCTGCGCCGGTTCAGATTACTGCCTGGGGTTACGCTACCGGTACCGGGATGAGCGCGATGGACGTGTTTTTTTCTGACCCGGTATTTGTACCGCCGGCGGAAAAAGAGCTGTATGTTGAACAAGTGAGGTACTTGCCCTGTGCGCTGGGGACTTTCTTTACGCATGACAGCGCTGTTATCAATGCGTTGCCAGCTTTGTCGGGCGCGGGAATTACTTTTGGCTCTTTTAACAGGCTGGTCAAAAATTCGGATGCGACCTATGCGGCATGGGCGAAAATATTGCGCGCATTGCCAGAGAGTCGGATGATTATCAAAACCGAAGCGCTGGATGATCCCGTAACGCGTGAGCGGGTCATTGCTTGTTTTGTGCGGGCAGGTATCGCAGCGGATCGGATATTATTGCAGGGGAAGACTGCGCGTGATCAGCATCTGGCGGCGTTCAATCAGATCGATATTGCGCTGGATCCGTTTCCCCATGGTGGTGGTGTGACGGCGATGGAAGGGCTGATGATGGGCGTGCCTGTCGTTACGTTGCGCTGGCCGACGATAGCAGGCAGGCTGTCGGCCTCAATTCTGACTACACTTGGTTTGACGGACTGGATTGCTGAAACTCAGCAGCAGTATATTGAACTTGCCATTCAAAAGGCGGGTGAAGTACAGTCTCTGGCAGCACTTCGTAAAGCGTTGCCCGTTATTTGGGCTAATTCGATGATCGGCGATCAGGCGCGTTATGTCAGTTGCGTTGAGCGGGAATACCGGTTGTTATGGCAGGAGTGGTGTGCGAGTCAGTAA
- a CDS encoding flagellin N-terminal helical domain-containing protein has translation MAQVINTNVSSLFTSQALNKSNLGLQTAMQRLSSGLRINSAKDDATGLVIATGYDSQIRGSNQAIRNANDGISTAQTNEGYAAQITANVQRLREIAVQLGGTATGVETTALLAENSRIAGLSAATGSVVVNSSGGTVTGVGTAIAVPTGVTITNIDLNLTTLAAARANFGADMATFSSAIANLQTTSVNLSAAYSRIMDTDYAAETANMTRNNILQQAGTAMLAQANQQPNQVMTLLR, from the coding sequence ATGGCACAAGTCATCAACACAAACGTATCGTCCCTGTTTACTTCACAAGCATTGAACAAGTCCAATCTTGGTTTGCAAACTGCAATGCAGCGTCTGTCCTCAGGCTTGCGTATCAACAGCGCCAAGGATGATGCAACCGGTCTGGTGATCGCTACAGGTTATGACAGTCAGATTCGCGGCTCCAATCAGGCTATTCGCAACGCAAACGATGGTATTTCAACTGCGCAAACCAACGAAGGTTATGCAGCACAGATCACCGCTAACGTACAACGCCTGCGTGAAATCGCAGTTCAATTGGGCGGCACAGCAACCGGTGTTGAAACAACGGCGCTGCTGGCAGAAAATTCACGTATCGCCGGTCTGAGCGCAGCAACAGGTTCTGTGGTGGTCAACTCAAGTGGCGGTACCGTAACCGGCGTGGGTACAGCGATTGCGGTTCCAACCGGCGTTACGATTACCAATATCGATTTGAACCTGACCACATTGGCCGCAGCACGTGCGAACTTTGGTGCGGATATGGCGACATTCAGCTCCGCTATTGCTAACCTGCAGACAACCTCGGTCAACCTGTCTGCCGCTTACAGCCGTATTATGGATACCGATTATGCCGCAGAAACAGCGAACATGACCCGCAACAACATTCTGCAACAGGCAGGTACGGCGATGTTGGCTCAAGCCAATCAGCAACCTAACCAAGTCATGACACTGCTGCGTTAA